The proteins below come from a single Plutella xylostella chromosome 2, ilPluXylo3.1, whole genome shotgun sequence genomic window:
- the LOC105394481 gene encoding serine protease filzig, with translation MTVPGRCRIGKMKYFSDVKHVMLILVFLSFSDSYSTANGGEIIQNRDSRKLFGGYRITPAYCKASRQAKYNRGNTICMFNHECVQRGGEVVGACMDGFLFGACCQLRSDSQSHIPKGPGVIMTSYLDYPDADPESEDYESEQLNAWHNSFKPVVTPGYRPGDKNQAPVKSTTERTTDIDLPIQSSTESLQSEFSEGLTQITNALLQSPPKDNGMVLVQAGTDQSIYSHSTINHGPADTILMHQNGTEVDNVARPSDFNIHISSMQTKPTLMPNTMTTTSTTPKTVSTHHPVYSKPVFKPKPGTKPNVEKTSTTAAQKKKPVTASSTEKYVPVQTVTKETTKNTELSSINSIIQMLNESTPSLKDSSTQPTTIEMAETKSSPAPTSAGTITPVSYSSGYPNYYISTGHYVTLKPFQSTTPSQASSYYTTAKPVRYTTPNSIPEDEKYQSSSKPYSSSPKPSQSTNQAIDAFNRYPTNPNDFSDAVTTFSYVSSTTTKAPQTTTKRKPPSTSYLVGSNPVTKRPPSSSIIPSYDLAPDSFSSVTPTVIVLNGFQTTARPTTEEQEPQFVEISQEPFKKPVNTITVNNHIESTNNIYMTKPQSNYERPSSPTVVITPKPAPATTPYPVRYPAKPTGPSVQISQSTTYTTSPSYDGYTDFYSQTTLRPELQTSPDDLINFPPVRNPLLNATGSNPGLYNTTISIADNDINVLHEVEFTTPTWQEDEKLNDKMNLFVNKIVGSLQGTFQELHDIVILDKKPNATVIKDTKATTTARPVKKPLTTRKPAVTTRKPVRLTTTTKKPPVRTTKKPVVRTTTASPVRRPTTTAAPPTTTTKKAVTTTKKPKPVKKATTTPAPTTTTTTTTEAEEVTTELYADTSVDYSDKNLCGVRPLTKSGRIVGGKNARFGSWPWQVLVRESTWLGLFTKNKCGGVLITSRFVTTAAHCQPGFLASLVAVFGENDISGDLEPRKPISRNVRRVIVHRQYDAATFENDLALLELEQPVKFDAHIVPICMPPDESDFTGRMATVTGWGRLKYGGGVPAVLQEVQVPVIENSVCQEMFQTAGHTKIILNSFVCAGYANGQKDSCEGDSGGPLVLQRDDGRWQLVGTVSHGIKCAAPYLPGVYMRTTFYKPWLKSITGVH, from the exons ATGACAGTTCCAGGGAGGTGCCGAATAGGAAAAATGAAATACTTTAGTGATGTGAAACATGTTATGTTGATTTTAGTGTTTTTATCATTTTCGGACAGTTATTCCACTGCAAATGGAGGTGAAATTATTCAAAATAGAG ATTCAAGAAAACTCTTCGGAGGCTACCGAATAACGCCCGCCTACTGCAAGGCGAGTCGACAAGCCAAGTACAACCGAGGCAACACCATCTGCATGTTCAACCACGAGTGCGTGCAGCGAGGCGGGGAGGTGGTCGGGGCTTGCATGGACGGCTTCCTCTTCGGAGCCTGCTGCCAGCTCAGGTCCGACAGCCAATCACACATCCCTAAAGGCCCTGGAGTCATCATGACGAGTTACCTAGACTACCCAGATGCGGACCCCGAGTCCGAAGACTATGAAAGCGAACAGCTCAACGCGTGGCACAATAGTTTTAAGCCCGTAGTCACTCCAGGGTACAGGCCTGGTGATAAGAATCAAGCGCCTGTGAAGTCCACTACGGAGAGGACTACGGATATTGATCTGCCGATTCAAAGCTCCACTGAAAGTCTGCAGTCGGAATTTTCTGAAGGTTTGACACAGATCACGAATGCACTGCTGCAGTCACCGCCTAAAGATAACGGTATGGTGTTAGTACAGGCTGGCACGGATCAGAGTATTTATTCGCACAGCACAATCAACCATGGACCAGCTGATACGATACTGATGCATCAAAATGGGACGGAAGTCGACAATGTCGCTCGGCCATCAGATTTCAATATTCATATCTCGTCAATGCAAACAAAACCAACCCTTATGCCGAATACCATGACGACTACATCGACCACCCCTAAAACTGTTTCTACTCACCACCCAGTGTATTCGAAGCCAGTGTTCAAACCGAAGCCCGGTACTAAGCCAAATGTGGAGAAAACATCAACTACTGCGGCTCAAAAGAAGAAACCTGTTACTGCTTCTAGTACAGAGAAGTACGTCCCTGTGCAGACGGTGACGAAGGAAACAACAAAGAACACAGAATTATCTTCAATCAACAGCATCATCCAAATGCTCAATGAAAGTACACCAAGTCTCAAAGACAGTTCGACGCAGCCAACGACGATAGAGATGGCTGAAACCAAATCGTCTCcagcgcctacctcagctgGAACAATCACGCCTGTATCTTACAGCAGTGGATACCCCAACTATTACATATCCACTGGACATTACGTAACTCTGAAGCCATTCCAAAGCACCACACCTTCTCAAGCTTCCAGCTACTACACTACAGCTAAGCCAGTCAGGTATACCACCCCTAATAGCATACCTGAAGATGAGAAATACCAGAGCTCTAGCAAACCGTACTCATCTTCACCCAAACCTAGTCAGTCAACCAACCAGGCCATAGATGCCTTCAACAGATATCCGACCAATCCCAACGATTTTAGTGACGCTGTGACGACTTTCAGTTATGTCAGCTCCACAACCACCAAAGCTCCTCAAACTACGACCAAAAGGAAACCACCGTCGACCAGCTATTTAGTTGGGTCTAATCCTGTGACGAAACGGCCTCCAAGTTCGAGTATTATTCCAAGCTACGACCTGGCTCCTGACAGCTTCTCCAGTGTAACCCCAACGGTCATTGTCCTCAATGGCTTCCAAACCACAGCCAGACCAACCACAGAAGAACAGGAGCCCCAATTCGTTGAGATATCTCAGGAGCCATTTAAGAAACCAGTCAATACTATTACAGTGAACAACCACATTGAATCCACCAATAACATTTACATGACAAAACCTCAATCCAATTACGAAAGGCCATCGTCACCGACTGTAGTTATAACCCCTAAGCCCGCACCGGCTACCACGCCTTATCCAGTCAGATACCCTGCCAAGCCTACGGGACCATCAGTCCAGATCTCCCAGTCTACTACATACACTACAAGTCCATCCTACGACGGTTACACCGACTTCTACTCACAAACGACACTTCGACCAGAACTGCAGACCTCTCCAGATGACCTCATCAACTTCCCGCCTGTAAGAAACCCCTTACTTAACGCCACTGGTTCAAACCCAGGGTTATACAACACGACAATATCGATAGCAGACAACGACATCAATGTGCTTCACGAAGTGGAGTTCACAACGCCCACTTGGCAAGAAGACGAGAAGTTGAACGATAAGATGAATCTATTTGTGAACAAAATAGTTGGCAGTCTTCAGGGAACATTCCAGGAGCTTCACGACATTGTGATATTAGATAAGAAACCTAATGCGACTGTAATAAAGGACACAAAGGCGACGACGACAGCTCGTCCTGTGAAAAAGCCCCTGACAACGCGGAAACCGGCTGTGACGACGCGCAAGCCCGTGAGGTTGACTACGACTACCAAGAAGCCGCCAGTAAGGACCACTAAGAAGCCTGTCGTCAGGACGACTACGGCGTCTCCTGTGAGAAGGCCGACCACTACTGCCGCACCACCTACTACTACTACGAAGAAAgct GTGACAACAACCAAGAAGCCTAAGCCGGTGAAGAAAGCGACCACCACGCCAGCCCCCACTACCACGACCACCACCACTACTGAAGCCGAGGAAGTGACTACCGAGTTGTACGCTGATACTTCTGTGGATTACAGCGATAAGAATT TATGCGGTGTCCGCCCCCTAACCAAATCTGGACGCATCGTGGGCGGCAAGAACGCGAGGTTCGGCTCCTGGCCGTGGCAGGTGCTCGTCAGGGAGTCCACGTGGCTCGGCCTCTTCACCAAGAACAAGTGTGGGGGGGTGCTGATCACCAGCCGGTTTGTGACCACTGCCGCGCATTGTCAGCCTGG CTTCCTAGCCTCCCTAGTAGCAGTATTCGGAGAGAACGACATCTCCGGGGACTTAGAACCTCGCAAGCCGATCTCCAGGAACGTGCGCCGCGTGATAGTGCACCGGCAGTACGACGCCGCCACCTTCGAGAATGATCTAGCTCTGTTGGAGCTGGAGCAGCCGGTCAAGTTTGATGCTCATATTG TACCAATCTGCATGCCGCCCGACGAGTCAGACTTCACGGGGCGCATGGCGACGGTCACCGGCTGGGGGCGGCTGAAGTACGGCGGTGGAGTGCCAGCCGTGTTGCAGGAAGTTCAG GTGCCAGTGATAGAGAACAGTGTCTGCCAGGAGATGTTCCAGACGGCGGGACACACCAAGATCATCCTCAACTCGTTCGTCTGCGCCGGCTACGCCAACGGACAGAAGGACTCTTGCGAG GGTGACAGCGGCGGCCCCCTAGTCCTGCAGCGCGACGACGGCCGCTGGCAGCTGGTCGGCACCGTCTCCCACGGCATCAAGTGTGCGGCACCCTATCTGCCTGGCGTCTACATGCGGACCACCTTCTACAAGCCCTGGCTCAAGAGCATCACTGGCGTGCATTAG